Proteins found in one Apostichopus japonicus isolate 1M-3 chromosome 16, ASM3797524v1, whole genome shotgun sequence genomic segment:
- the LOC139983625 gene encoding uncharacterized protein, whose product MWGLISWMIVRLGIVCVSVSCVTSMKTFNHTVIKGHSVSLECSYGSNVNNDWMFEDNMVVYHNVPLNGKFKETIEIVANTLLIRNVSVIHEGVYRCEQSGNVSVVHQLEVEVVPVLGLAIDGDFSQDVIYIEIGDVIDAQCFASGARPQARLTWLINGDNPSIKSNSSTISEDVFLKADNLTYDSNSSIIIRPDPDKPHGNISCYSIWGEKQPNQTIVREYRTNYVTVAGLTIDLNITNESATVLAVCQVNGTRPDLNMTWLVDNQSTNLVKAKILSKRINIGDNLYTFKTKLIFGYEREVGNVTCVVNGFRDQRLNATFEIIKEEPMTRVWKDNEEVSSSENSTELNHSLIIGVSTTSVIVAVVAIFAALLIWKSYSSRKQEAIFRIQHSSFETGRPMSERYRSIHRLQLPNVPCNDKDDNYLSVDEGGNSQFEETYDLPVRNTMMRGKMINSEDLRLICQIKIGVIYTRWMGTINLSSGAKTCVVVTTLSDKLSQLKERNWDDFVKRILDVPENKCIVPVEGICVDKGQICLLQTHLNCTTLDKHLHKTVGNDPENRVKVVMTTVETAKYVIEILEGMELIHSYGFLHPGLSTKKILVTVQGACKLYDFCLKEDARHTIITKKNENELSEYNAPPEVVTRSEYNCESDVWYTALVIWEILQPGSSPFAFGNTTSTTTQKTVFENWPRKYEEIRNDILFDCWTTDCSSRPKMSKIRSSFLETCGSMIQSEVSHCEMGTDYEKMEDLNPYERTLNALAESV is encoded by the exons ATGTGGGGCTTAATCTCATGGATGATAGTTCGTTTGGGAATAGTATGTGTCTCCGTTTCATGCGTGACGAGCATGAAAACATTCAATCATACTGTGATTAAGGGACATTCAGTATCGCTGGAATGTTCTTACGGCTCGAATGTTAATAACGACTGGATGTTTGAAGATAACATGGTGGTATATCATAATGTTCCACTGAACGGAAAATTCAAAGAAACGATCGAAATAGTAGCGAACACACTATTGATAAGAAATGTATCAGTCATCCACGAAGGAGTCTACAGGTGCGAACAGTCGGGAAACGTTTCGGTGGTACATCAACTGGAAGTTGAAG TTGTTCCAGTGCTTGGTTTGGCCATCGATGGTGATTTCTCACAAGATGTTATCTACATAGAAATTGGGGATGTCATAGACGCGCAGTGCTTCGCAAGCGGCGCAAGACCACAAGCTAGACTCACGTGGCTGATCAATGGTGACAATCCATCGATAAAGTCCAATAGTTCAACCATAAGTGAGGATGTCTTTCTCAAAGCTGACAACTTGACATATGATTCCAATTCATCCATAATCATCCGACCTGATCCAGATAAACCACATGGTAACATTAGTTGTTATAGTATTTGGGGAGAGAAACAACCGAACCAGACGATTGTCAGAGAATATCGGACAAACT ATGTTACTGTTGCCGGTTTGACAATTGACTTGAATATCACAAATGAAAGCGCAACTGTGTTGGCAGTATGTCAGGTCAACGGGACGCGACCTGACCTCAACATGACCTGGCTCGTAGATAATCAGAGTACTAATCTCGTCAAAGCAAAGATTTTATCAAAACGGATCAACATTGGAGATAATTTATACACATTTAAGACAAAATTGATATTCGGATATGAAAGAGAAGTTGGTAATGTCACGTGTGTCGTCAACGGATTTCGGGATCAACGTCTCAATGCAACTTTTGAGATTATAAAAGAAG AACCAATGACTCGAGtatggaaagacaatgaagaaGTCTCATCTTCTGAAAACTCGACAGAGTTGAATCATTCTCTAATTATCGGGGTTTCCACGACAAGTGTAATAGTTGCAGTTGTTGCAATTTTTGCTGCTCTCCTTATCTGGAAAAGTTATA GTTCTCGTAAACAGGAGGCAATATTTCG AATTCAACACTCGTCGTTTGAAACAG GCAGGCCTATGTCCGAAAGGTACCGCAGTATCCATCG TTTACAGCTACCAAATGTGCCTTGTAATGACAAAGACGATAACTATTTGTCTGTCGATGAAGGTGGAAATTCACAGTTTGAAG AGACATATGATTTACCTGTGCGAAATACAATGATGCGAGGGAAAATGATCAATTCTGAGGACCTGCGGCTGATATGTCAAATAAAGATAGGAGTGATATATACCAGGTGGATGGGAACAATCAATCTCTCATCGGGAGCAAAAACATGTGTCGTGGTTACAACATTAAGCg ATAAGCTCTCTCAACTCAAAGAAAGAAATTGGGACGACTTTGTGAAGAGAATATTAGATGTACCTGAAAACAAATGTATTGTACCTGTGGAGGGCATCTGTGTCGATAAAG GTCAAATATGTCTGCTCCAAACGCACTTAAACTGTACCACACTTGACAAACATTTGCATAAGACAGTCGGAAATGACCCCGAGAATCGTGTGAAGGTTGTCATGACAACGGTAGAAACGGCGAAGTACGTAATAGAGATACTAGAAGGCATGGAGCTGATACACTCCTATGGG TTCCTACATCCGGGACTTTCCACAAAGAAGATTTTGGTGACGGTCCAAGGAGCTTGTAAACTGTATGATTTCTGTCTGAAGGAAGATGCAAGGCACACAATCATTACTAAAAAGAATGAG AATGAGTTATCGGAGTACAATGCACCACCGGAAGTTGTTACGCGTAGCGAATACAATTGTGAAAGTGACGTGTGGTACACCGCTCTTGTGATTTGGGAAATACTTCAACCGG GTTCATCACCATTTGCATTTGGAAATACTACATCGACAACAACACAAAAGACCGTCTTTGAGAACTGGCCCAGAAAATATGAAGAGATACG GAACGATATTTTGTTCGATTGTTGGACAACAGACTGCTCCTCAAGACCAAAGATGAGTAAAATCAGGTCTTCTTTCTTGGAG ACATGTGGATCGATGATCCAATCGGAAGTGTCACATTGCGAGATGGGCACTGATTACGAGAAAATGGAGGATCTCAACCCATACGAAAGAACTCTTAACGCATTGGCTGAAAGCGTGTAG